The following are encoded in a window of Heliangelus exortis chromosome 9, bHelExo1.hap1, whole genome shotgun sequence genomic DNA:
- the LOC139799950 gene encoding heat shock protein beta-7-like: MASLGSAYRTTSSYGQGHGEPCFEGDRRHFGARAHEAFGYPGSPGAMYPCSLGSWVHAQGDTYQVVADVSQFEPPDIIVTTSNCHVSIQAEKVAEDGTICDTFTHKCQLPEDMDPLSVSCALTEAGTLVITAQRRPSARPGEPSQPRYRSEATL, from the exons ATGGCCTCGCTGGGCTCTGCATACCGCACCACCAGCAGCTATGGCCAAGGCCATGGTGAGCCTTGCTTCGAGGGAGATCGGCGGCACTTCGGGGCACGGGCACACGAGGCTTTTGGGTACCCAG GGTCCCCGGGTGCCATGTatccctgcagcctgggctcCTGGGTGCATGCCCAAGGTGACACCTACCAGGTGGTGGCCGACGTCAGCCAGTTTGAGCCTCCTGACATCATTGTGACCACCTCCAACTGCCATGTCTCCATCCAGGCTGAGAAG GTGGCTGAGGATGGCACCATCTGTGACACCTTCACCCACAAGTGCCAGCTGCCCGAGGACATGGACCCACTGTCAGTGAGCTGTGCCCTGACCGAAGCTGGCACGCTGGTTATCACTGCCCAGCGCCGCCCCAGTGCCCGCCCCGGTGAGCCCTCCCAGCCACGGTACCGCAGTGAGGCCACACTGTGA
- the FAM131A gene encoding LOW QUALITY PROTEIN: protein FAM131A (The sequence of the model RefSeq protein was modified relative to this genomic sequence to represent the inferred CDS: inserted 2 bases in 1 codon) — MRPEGDAGGAEPAVVSAPGPXPGSMGCIGSKTTIVAVDTKLCVEWKEVKVLSPLSATHPLPHLAHQASFDSQDFLQVNVEDTVEMLPKSRRALTIQEIAALARSSLHGISQVVKEHVTKPTAMAQGRVAHLIEWKGWCKPVEPPTALESAFSSYCHLSEGEQEARFAAGVAEQFAIAEAKLRAWSSVDGDDSNDESYDEDFMPSTESSQPTDLPSMVPASALLRDLLQGHLCQLGVHSSCEPESDSSHTLSPETLCSSLCSLEMVSPSELTAKLLGSLGSEDLLLPKPHPPASQSALRGLARLRCQDSLYSVSYTEACLSPTEDEVVLSKDFPLRRKVSDVASSGVASLEEEEEAQEP; from the exons ATGCGGCCGGAGGGCGATGCGGGCGGCGCGGAGCCGGCGGTAGTGTCCGCACCGGGGCC CCCCGGGAGCATGGGCTGCATCGGATCCAAAACGACCATCG TGGCTGTGGACACAAAGTTGTGCGTGGAGTGGAAGGAGGTGAAAGTGTTGTCACCACTGAGTGCCACCCACCCACTGCCCCACCTGGCACACCAGGCCTCCTTCGACAGCCAGGACTTCCTCCAG GTCAATGTTGAGGATACTGTCGAGATGCTGCCCAAGTCACGGCGCGCGCTGACCATCCAGGAGATCGCTGCCCTGGCCCGCTCCTCGTTGCACG GGATCTCACAGGTGGTGAAGGAGCATGTGACAAAGCCAACAGCCATGGCACAGGGCCGTGTTGCCCACCTCATCGAGTGGAAGGGCTGGTGCAAGCCGGTGGAGCCACCCACTGCCCTGGAGAGCGCCTTCAGCTCCTACTGCCACCTGAGTGAGGGCGAGCAGGAGGCACGCTTTGCTGCTG GTGTGGCAGAGCAGTTTGCCATCGCTGAGGCCAAGCTGCGAGCATGGTCCTCGGTGGATGGGGACGACTCCAATGATGAGTCCTATGATGAGGACTTCATGCCCTCCACGGAGAGCTCCCAGCCCACTG ACCTTCCCAGCATGGTGCCTGCCAGCGCGCTGCTGCGAGACCTGCTGCAGGGCCACCTCTGCCAGCTGGGTGTGCACAGCTCTTGCGAGCCTGAGAGTGACTCCTCACACACCCTCTCCCCTGAgaccctctgctccagcctctgcagCCTGGAGATGGTGTCGCCCTCTGAACTCACTGCCAAACTGTTGGGCTCCTTGGGGAGTGAGGACCTGCTGCTGCCCAAGCCGCATCCCCCGGCCAGCCAAAGTGCCTTGCGGGGCCTGGCACGGCTCCGGTGCCAGGACTCCCTCTACTCCGTGTCCTACACTGAAGCTTGCCTCTCGCCCACTGAGGATGAGGTGGTGCTGAGCAAGGACTTCCCACTCCGCCGCAAAGTCTCTGATGTCGCCTCCTCTGGGGTGGCATcgctggaagaggaggaggaggcccaAGAGCCCTGA